ATCGGCTCCACGAGCAGGTAAGAGCCTTCCTGCGTATTGATCCGGACGTGGACCCGGGGCGCTACACGCTGCCCTTCCAGGTCCGCCTTCCCGAACATACGACGCTGCTCAAGACCAGACCGGAGGCCGTGGAGATCACGGTCAGGAAATAGCCGCCAGGCTATCTCACGGCATGCTCATGGGCACGCTCATCTAGAGCAGATTGCTTTTAAGACGCCCGCTCCGGCGTTGACGGCGCAAGTGAATTGCGCCTGCGCCTGCGCGCGGCGGCAAGCCATGCCGACGCATGGCTTGCAGAGCATTTTCAAAAGCAAAATGCTCTAATAGTAGAAACAACGATAAACATGTCGAGGAGATGATATAGACCTATGGCCAAGAAACTGTTCGGCACGGATGGCATGCGCGGCACGGTGAACACATACCCCATGGTTCCCGAGATAGCCTTGCGCCTGGGACTTGCCGCAGGGAAGTATTTCCGCAACGGCTCGCGTCGCCATAAAGTAGTCATAGGCAAGGACACTCGACTGTCCGGCTATGTCTTCGAGACCGCGTTGACTTCGGGCCTGTGCGCTTCTGGCATGCACGTCATGCTGGTCGGGCCCATGCCTACGCCCGCCATCAGCTTTCTGACCCGCAACATGCGCGCTGACATAGGCATCGTCATCTCCGCCTCGCACAATCCTTTTCAGGATAACGGCATCAAATTCTTCGACCGCAACGGCTTCAAGCTGCCGGATGAGGTGGAAGAGGAGATCACGGCCATGGTCCTGGCGGAAGGAACCGACTGGGATTATCCCAGCTCTGACAAGGTGGGGCGCGCTTTCAAGATCGAGGACAGCCCGGGGCGCTATATCGTTTCGCTCAAGAATTCGCTGCCCCAGGCAGTGACCTTGGACGGTTTCCGCATCGTGCTGGATTGCGCAAACGGAGCCACGTACAAAGTCGCGCCCTTGCTTTTCGAGGAGCTCGGGGCCGAGGTCATAAAGCTGGGCGTCGAACCCAATGGACTGAACATCAATGAAAAGTGCGGTTCGCTCCATCCGGAAGTCCTGGCGGCCAAGGTCCGCGAGACCCAGTCCGGGATTGGCCTGGCCTTGGACGGCGACGGCGACCGGCTGATCGTCGTGGACGAGAAGGGCACGGTGCTGGACGGCGACCAGATCATGGCCATTTGCGCCAAGGATCTTGCCGAGCGGGGCGAACTGCCTGGAAATCTGCTGGTCGCCACGGTCATGAGCAACATGGCCCTGGAGGTCTTCATGCGGGACCTGGGCGGCCGGCTCCTGCGCACACCCGTGGGTGACCGTTATGTGGCCGAAGCGCTGCGTCGCGAGAGTGGTGTTTTGGGTGGCGAACAGTCGGGGCACATCATTTTCAGCAGGTATGCCACCACTGGTGACGGTATTCTTGCAGCGCTGCAATTATTGCGTATAATGCAGGAACGGGGAAAGCCGCTCTCGGAGTTGGCCAAGCTGTTGGAGCCCTATCCCCAGACGCTCATCAACGTGCGCGTGGTCCACAAGACGCCCTTCGAAGAGGTGCCGGCAGTGCAGAAAGCCCTGGTCGATGCCGAACAGAAGCTTGGCGGCCGGGGCAGGGTGCTTCTGCGTTATTCGGGCACGGAGCCCCTGGCGCGGGTAATGGTCGAGGGCGAGGACAAGGCTCTCGTCAAGCAGTTGAGCGAGGAATTGGTCGGCGTAGTCGAGGCGAGCTTGCGCTGAATAGCGCTCCGCCCAGGCCTGGCCCGGTTGAACCTGATCCGGTAGCACACAACAGGAGTCTGCCTAATGCGCATTACCCAGGTCGTTGTTCCCGTCGCCGGATGGGGCACCAGGTCGCTGCCCGCCACCAAGAATATTCCCAAGGAGATGCTCCCGGTCTTCAACAAGCCCGTGGTGCAATACGTGGTCGAGGAGGCCATGCGCGCCGGACTGACCGACGTGGTCTTCATCAATAACCAGAACAAGAAGATCATCGAGGATCATTTCGACTACAACCTGGCCTTGGAGGGCGTGCTCGAACGCGCCGGCAAGTACGACCTGCTCAAGGCCGTGCGCGACGTGGCCGAGATGGTCAACATCACCTCCGTGCGCCAGAAGGTTCAACTCGGCTTGGGCCACGCGGTGCTTTGCGCCCGCGACGTGGTCAAGAAGGATCCCTTTGCGGTCATGGTCGGCGACGATCTCATCTTCGGCGCCGAGCCCGGCATCAAGCAGGTCCTGGAAGCCGCGCGCAGCGAAAACATGGCCGTCGTGGGCGTCATGGAAGTACCGCCCGAGAAGGTTTCCAGGTATGGCATCATCCGCGCCGAGGAGTACGCGCCCGGTCGCTACCGCGTGCGCGGCGTGGTGGAAAAGCCGTCGCCTTCCGAAGCCCCGTCCCGTCTGGCTATTGTCGGCCGCTACGCTCTGACGCCCGAGATTTTCGAGCATCTGGAGCGCACGCAGCCTGGACACGGCGGCGAGATTCAGCTTACGGACGCGCTTCAGGCCATGGCCCGAAGCAATCGCCTGCTCGCGGTCAAGATCCGCGGCCAGCGTTTCGACAGCGGCGACTGGGTGGATTACCTCACCGCCAATATCTATTTCGCGCTCCAAGATGAGGAGTTGCGCTACGACTTGGTCAAGCGGCTTCAGGAGCTGCTGTCCTGCAAATAACGTCGGAGGCCTTGCCTCCTGCTGCTGTGCGGCCCTGGTCGGCAAACCCGGCCAGGGCCGCTTCTGTGTAGAGCATTTTGCTTTTGAAAATGCTCTGCAAGCCATGCGTCGGCATGGCTTGCCGCTGCGCAGGCGTAGGCGCAATTCACTTGCGCCGTCAACGCCGGAGCGGGCGTCTTAAAAGCAATCTGCTTTAAGGGACCATGGACAGCTGCCTCCCGCTGGGCGATGATGCGCGGGAATGCATGCCCGCTCCTGAAACCGTGGACTGACCATGAGCATACTCTGGAAAGCGGCCCTGTTGCGGCCGCCATTCGCCACCCTGACCTATGCCGCACCTGCCAGCCTGCCTGGCGAGGCATGGCGTGTGGGATTGCGCGCGCTTGCCCCGCTGGGCAAATCCCTGGCGGCCGTGGTGCTCGTGGGGCAGGAGCAGGTTCCACCCGAGGGCTGCGAACTGCGCGAGCTGCTCTGGCCACTGGAGCGCGAGCCGCTTTTGGGCCAGCCCGCGGTGGATCTGGCTGCGTCCCTGGCCGAGCGCCAGCTCATCTCCGTCGGCCAGGTGCTTGCCTCGGTGATCCCGGCTGGGCTGCGTTCAGCGGTAATGCGCTTCAGCGTCGCAGGTTTTGATTTTCCATCAGTCCTCTCGGCCAGAGACCTGGCCGCCATGGAGTCCGGTGCCTTGCAGCGCCTGGCCATGCTGTGGGCCCAGGGTCGCATGCGGCCGATTGAGCGCTCGGCACGCGATGAAGACTACGCCATCCTTAAGATCGATCCTCCCTGGCCCATACGGCCCGGAGCGGTGCGACAGTCCGAGATCCTCGAATATCTTCACGAGCGTGGGGCCGTGTCCAAGACACTCCTGCTCAAATCGCTGCCCAAAGGCGCGGATGCGGCCCTGCGCGGCTTGGTTAAACGCGGCCTGGTGGCCATCGGATTGCCGCCCGCCGATCAGGAAGATGAAGCGGCCTGCGCCGTCGATGTTTCTGGCCCTGTGTGGCCTGAATTTACGGTGGAACAGACTGCGGCATTGGCCGACATGACCGCGGCGATGGGGCAGCGGAACGGTCAAGCCAGGCTGCTGTACGGCATCACGGGCAGCGGCAAGACCATGGTCTATCTGCGCCTGGCCGAGGAGTGCCTGTCCTCCGGCCGCTCGGCCATACTCCTTGCGCCCGAGGTGGCCCTGGCCTGCTCTCTGCACCGCCAGGCCCGCGAGCGGTTGCCGGGATGGCGGGTGCTGCTGGTGCACGGCTACCAATCCCCGGCCAAGCGCGAACGGGCCTTCCGCGAAGTGGCCGCGGCCCGAGAGCCCATGGTGGTGGTGGGCACGCGGTCGGCTCTGTTCCTGCCCGTGCGCCGGCCGGGGCTCATCGTGCTCGACGAGGAGCATGACGAGTCCTACAAGCAGGACGAACGGCTGAACTACCAGGCCAAGGAAGTGGCCTGGGTGCTGGCCCGCCAGACCGGCAGCCTGCTCGTGCTCGGCTCGGCCACGCCCGATGTGAAAACTTTCCATGCCGCGCAGAACGGCCATGTGCCGGCTGTTCGCCTCATGCAGCGCGTGGGCGAAAGCCGCCTGCCGGAGGTGGAGTTGGTGGACCTGCGGGCCGAGCGCTCCTCGCCCCTGGCGCCGCTTTCGGTGCAGGCCCTGCGCGAAACCGTGCAGGCCGGCGAGCAGGCCATCATCATGCTCAACCGCCGGGGCTATGCGCCGCTGATGTACTGCCTGGACTGCGGCCAGACCGTGAAATGTCCGGAGTGCAGCGTCGGCTTGACCTTCCACCGGTCACGGGGGCGGCTGATCTGCCATTATTGCGGCCATGCCGAGGAATTCCCAATGCCTTGCCCGTCGTGCGGAGCGGCCAACTATCTGCCTCTGGGCGAAGGCACCGAGCAGTTGGAGGAGGTCCTGGCACACGTGCTCCCGCCCGAGACGGCCATTCTGCGCATGGACCGCGATTCCACACGCCGTCAGGAACGGCTGGAGGAGATCCTGCGCGAGTTCAGCTCGGGCAAGGCCCAGGTGCTCGTGGGCACGCAAATGCTCTCCAAGGGGCACCACTTTCCGGGCGTGAC
Above is a genomic segment from Desulfocurvibacter africanus subsp. africanus DSM 2603 containing:
- the glmM gene encoding phosphoglucosamine mutase, with protein sequence MAKKLFGTDGMRGTVNTYPMVPEIALRLGLAAGKYFRNGSRRHKVVIGKDTRLSGYVFETALTSGLCASGMHVMLVGPMPTPAISFLTRNMRADIGIVISASHNPFQDNGIKFFDRNGFKLPDEVEEEITAMVLAEGTDWDYPSSDKVGRAFKIEDSPGRYIVSLKNSLPQAVTLDGFRIVLDCANGATYKVAPLLFEELGAEVIKLGVEPNGLNINEKCGSLHPEVLAAKVRETQSGIGLALDGDGDRLIVVDEKGTVLDGDQIMAICAKDLAERGELPGNLLVATVMSNMALEVFMRDLGGRLLRTPVGDRYVAEALRRESGVLGGEQSGHIIFSRYATTGDGILAALQLLRIMQERGKPLSELAKLLEPYPQTLINVRVVHKTPFEEVPAVQKALVDAEQKLGGRGRVLLRYSGTEPLARVMVEGEDKALVKQLSEELVGVVEASLR
- the galU gene encoding UTP--glucose-1-phosphate uridylyltransferase GalU — translated: MRITQVVVPVAGWGTRSLPATKNIPKEMLPVFNKPVVQYVVEEAMRAGLTDVVFINNQNKKIIEDHFDYNLALEGVLERAGKYDLLKAVRDVAEMVNITSVRQKVQLGLGHAVLCARDVVKKDPFAVMVGDDLIFGAEPGIKQVLEAARSENMAVVGVMEVPPEKVSRYGIIRAEEYAPGRYRVRGVVEKPSPSEAPSRLAIVGRYALTPEIFEHLERTQPGHGGEIQLTDALQAMARSNRLLAVKIRGQRFDSGDWVDYLTANIYFALQDEELRYDLVKRLQELLSCK
- the priA gene encoding replication restart helicase PriA, giving the protein MSILWKAALLRPPFATLTYAAPASLPGEAWRVGLRALAPLGKSLAAVVLVGQEQVPPEGCELRELLWPLEREPLLGQPAVDLAASLAERQLISVGQVLASVIPAGLRSAVMRFSVAGFDFPSVLSARDLAAMESGALQRLAMLWAQGRMRPIERSARDEDYAILKIDPPWPIRPGAVRQSEILEYLHERGAVSKTLLLKSLPKGADAALRGLVKRGLVAIGLPPADQEDEAACAVDVSGPVWPEFTVEQTAALADMTAAMGQRNGQARLLYGITGSGKTMVYLRLAEECLSSGRSAILLAPEVALACSLHRQARERLPGWRVLLVHGYQSPAKRERAFREVAAAREPMVVVGTRSALFLPVRRPGLIVLDEEHDESYKQDERLNYQAKEVAWVLARQTGSLLVLGSATPDVKTFHAAQNGHVPAVRLMQRVGESRLPEVELVDLRAERSSPLAPLSVQALRETVQAGEQAIIMLNRRGYAPLMYCLDCGQTVKCPECSVGLTFHRSRGRLICHYCGHAEEFPMPCPSCGAANYLPLGEGTEQLEEVLAHVLPPETAILRMDRDSTRRQERLEEILREFSSGKAQVLVGTQMLSKGHHFPGVTLVVVADADLGLNMPDYRAAERTFQLLVQVSGRAGRGEKPGRVLVQTRDPGNEFWSHVLAHDYQAFYAQELELRRRYGYPPFSRLALVRASYPLNWEQGAQTLAKLTQALRDEAAARGVRALGPAPAPIAMLRGRKRFHCLLKAADWQSLRSVFAKAHELAPVGGELRLSLDLDPLSML